The Pelobates fuscus isolate aPelFus1 chromosome 2, aPelFus1.pri, whole genome shotgun sequence genome has a segment encoding these proteins:
- the SAP130 gene encoding histone deacetylase complex subunit SAP130 isoform X3 codes for MSRWGVFHPLLLVDMSSQQFPRQGASITQPQISGSGTGVGQSATGPGGDDSKREIEIQPRDHLGSNTGLPSRDEKQEPVVVRPYPQVQMLAPHHPVQSATPLTMAAQSPHLAPAVPLPFPEGILKGHPNSLHHIMATNVQMSIIRSNAPGPPLHIGASHLPRGAAAAAVISSSKVTTVLRPASAPIPSAATAQSAAQHIIHPPIQSRGPPVTTATSVTPAVVATVSATRAQSPVITTTPAHAAEPVLRPTLSIQQHPSPAAISIQRPPQTRDATTRITLPSHPALGAQKQQIHAMAQKTLFGTGNPVAAATVAPILATNTLPSVTTSGSSPHSQVPTSAIVTMTMPTHSSHATAVTASSIPVAKVVPQQITHTSPRIQSDYGADRGNLIPLPGHRASPNPMTMEARSENRQAVGVQLQYFLPTYSPSPYPLAAHTYTPITSSVSTIRQYPVPAQAPNSAITAQSVASTVHLNPMQLINVDTSHTRHIQGIQPAPVNAQGIQPASFSTQGMQVTSMSTQGIQPPPMSTQGIHPVTTQGVQTSSVSSQQAQSEGKASVVLTEGATIVANPLSSAFNTAAAGAAVMQNHSQSPGIGSAPSQGSSPRPSILRKKPTTDGLSVRKNLIPAHPSDAVSPRQDTSLRNTSASPRPAGAKPKAELHVSVAPGMTGDPGIGGEQPSAAASLPSSHHPAAAVPSPPSQPMLGPLPSNIHVPPAAVPVLSAPPPLLSSAPSGATLPETKVKEEVEPMDIGRPVSVPPLSTSAISSPLSLLANNISIPVGELPPGASPRKKPRKQQHVISTEEGDMMETHSTDEEKCHTMKPLISRPEKRKSPPKEYIDEEGVRYVPVRPRPPITLLRQYRNPWKAAYHHFQRYSDVRVKEEKKMTLQDIASQKGIACRVQGWKTHLCAAQLLQLTKLEQDVFDRLTVLQEGLIPKKKTATDDDLHRINELIQGNMQRCKLVMDQITESRDCMLKVLDHKDRVLKLLNKSGASRRLSKVKHKDKV; via the exons GTTGATATGAGCTCGCAACAATTCCCCCGACAAGGGGCTTCAATAACTCAACCACAGATTTCAGGAAGTGGGACTGGAGTGGGCCAAAGTGCTACAGGACCAG GAGGTGATGACTCTAAACGTGAAATAGAGATTCAGCCTCGGGATCATCTTGGTTCCAACACGGGCTTGCCTTCGCGTGATGAGAAACAGGAGCCAGTGGTAGTTCGGCCATACCCTCAAGTCCAGATGTTGGCTCCACACCACCCTGTGCAATCAGCTACTCCTCTCACCATGGCTGCCCAATCTCCTCATCTCGCCCCTGCTGTGCCGTTGCCGTTTCCAGAAGGTATCCTTAAG GGGCACCCGAACAGTCTTCACCATATCATGGCCACTAATGTCCAGATGTCCATTATTCGTAGCAATGCTCCTGGACCTCCCTTGCATATTGGAGCCTCACATCTTCCCAGAG GAGCAGCTGCAGCTGCTGTAATCTCCAGCTCTAAAGTAACTACAGTCCTTAGACCTGCTTCGGCACCAATTCCTAGTGCAGCCACAGCTCAGTCAGCAGCACAACATattattcacccccccatccaa TCTCGTGGCCCACCTGTGACCACTGCAACTTCCGTGACTCCTGCTGTGGTAGCTACTGTATCAGCAACTCGAGCACAATCGCCAGTCATCACTACAACTCCAGCTCATGCTGCTGAGCCAGTGCTAAG ACCAACACTGTCCATTCAACAACACCCATCACCTGCAGCCATCAGTATCCAGAGACCACCTCAGACTCGTGATGCCACCACACGGATCACTCTCCCATCACATCCAGCATTGGGAGCGCAGAAACAACAGATTCATGCAATGGCACAG AAGACTCTCTTCGGCACTGGTAATCCAGTAGCAGCAGCAACCGTGGCACCGATTCTGGCAACAAACACTCTGCCATCAGTGACAACTTCAG GTTCTTCTCCCCACTCACAAGTTCCCACCAGCGCCATTGTTACTATGACAATGCCAACTCACTCCTCACACGCTACAGCCGTGACGGCCTCCAGCATTCCTGTGG CCAAAGTAGTCCCTCAGCAAATAACTCACACTTCACCTCGGATTCAGTCGGACTATGGAGCTGATAGGGGAAATCTGATACCCCTTCCAGGACATAGAGCATCACCCAACCCCATGACTATGGAGGCCAGGAGTGAGAACAG GCAGGCTGTTGGGGTGCAGCTGCAGTACTTTCTCCCCACATATTCTCCATCTCCATATCCTTTGGCAGCTCACACCTACACCCCAATAACCAGCTCTGTATCCACCATCCGACAGTATCCTG TCCCTGCTCAAGCCCCAAACTCTGCCATTACAGCCCAGTCAGTTGCCTCCACTGTCCACCTGAACCCCATGCAGCTCATAAATGTGGATACATCGCATACGCGCCACATCCAGGGGATACAGCCTGCTCCAGTCAACGCACAGGGGATACAGCCTGCGTCATTCAGCACACAAGGCATGCAAGTCACTTCAATGAGCACCCAGGGAATCCAGCCACCTCCAATGAGCACCCAGGGAATACACCCTGTAACTACTCAGGGTGTTCAGACATCATCTGTCAGCTCTCAGCAAGCTCAGAGTGAAGGAAAAGCTTCAG TTGTGCTCACAGAAGGTGCCACAATAGTTGCCAATCCTCTAAGCAGTGCTTTCAACACGGCTGCTGCTGGTGCAGCTGTAATGCAAAATCACAGTCAGAGCCCCGGAATTGGCAGTGCTCCATCTCAGGGATCATCTCCTCGCcccagcatcttgcgtaagaaaccTACCACTGATGG GTTGTCAGTAAGGAAAAATCTGATTCCTGCACACCCATCAGACGCAGTAAGTCCACGTCAGGACACGTCTCTCCGCAATACTTCAGCTTCTCCTCGGCCTGCTGG AGCTAAACCCAAAGCTGAACTTCATGTTTCTGTGGCTCCAGGAATGACTGGAGATCCAGGCATAGGTGGCGAGCAGCCTAGTGCAGCTGCATCGCTTCCATCTTCCCATCATCCCGCAGCCGCTGTACCCAGTCCTCCTTCTCAACCTATGCTTGGTCCCCTGCCTAGTAATATCCACGTTCCTCCTGCTGCTGTACCTGTCTTATCTGCGCCTCCACCTCTCCTGAGCAGTGCACCATCTGGAGCGACTCTCCCAGAGACCAAAGTGAAGGAAGAGGTGGAACCAATGGACATAGGAAGGCCTGTATCAG TTCCCCCATTATCAActagcgccatctcctccccgtTGTCTCTGCTGGCCAATAACATATCAATACCTGTTGGAGAATTGCCACCCGGAGCCTCTCCCCGCAAGAAACCACGGAAGCAGCAACATGTTATTTCCACGGAGGAAGGAGACATGATGGAAACCCACAGCACAGATGAGGAGAAATGTCACACTATGAAACCTCTAATCTCTCGACCAGAAAAACGCAAATCCCCTCCTAAAGAATATATAG ATGAGGAAGGTGTGCGGTATGTTCCAGTTAGGCCACGACCTCCTATCACCTTACTCCGCCAGTATCGCAATCCTTGGAAAGCGGCGTATCACCACTTCCAGCGCTACAGTGACGTGCGGGTCAAAG AAGAGAAAAAGATGACACTGCAGGATATAGCCAGTCAGAAGGGTATAGCCTGCCGTGTACAGGGCTGGAAAACACACCTGTGTGCCGCACAACTGCTCCAATTG ACTAAATTGGAGCAGGATGTATTTGATCGGTTAACTGTACTGCAAGAAGGACTCATTCCTAAAAAGAAAACTGCTACAGATGATGATTTGCATAGGATAAATGAGCTGATTCAG GGCAATATGCAGCGCTGTAAGCTAGTGATGGATCAGATCACGGAGTCCCGGGACTGCATGCTTAAAGTACTTGATCATAAGGATCGTGTTTTAAAGCTGCTCAATAAGAGTGGGGCCTCTCGCAGGCTTTCAAAAGTTAAACACAAGGACAAAGTGTGA